A window of the Pyrodictium abyssi genome harbors these coding sequences:
- a CDS encoding 2-oxoacid:ferredoxin oxidoreductase subunit alpha, translating into MPLSDVKMLIGGPQGTGLETVSHVLIAALAYNGYGVLSGREYHSNIKGRHSYILLRVSSHEVPKSLTYPVDILAAMDPETVFTHCADVSHSGFLVYDVGGEDTRLDKIVSMESYTRQRIEKRLQREGVEPVLGKLVEYLESKGVKVVGLDYRSILSELRERHGIAPHMLSRFTSSVIVGAIAGLIGLDEESLRAGFSHRFAARKQLVEPNVYIAVKVAEHVSSKFGPRLILEESMLQHEEYMVVSGNEAVAIGKIIGGVRFQSYYPITPAQDESFFLESHEKLTDGNRQLGSVLVLQTEDEIAAIAAAMGAALAGTRAATATSGPGFDLMAEGLSWAGMNEVPIVVTYYQRGGPSTGMPTRGAQSDLFTALFSGHGEFPRVVIASGDHLEALNDAVEALNIAERYQVPVIHLLDKFLANSIATIPIPDTSSMTIDRGKLVTRVEAPLNYKRFSLDELVSPRAPLGYAVSWYTGDEHDEYGHITEDPVLRVKMHSKRMRKMELIASEIPEEHRAQLYGYTEPDLLLIGWGSVKGVVLDAARILEKKGVRVSYLHIRYMSPFASKLVGKAIGRVGVDRTVAVEHSYEAHISKLVAMNTGQRITKEIVKFTGRPIYTHELVDAVLRILDTGEKRVVLDYGA; encoded by the coding sequence TTGCCTTTAAGCGATGTAAAGATGCTCATAGGTGGCCCCCAAGGCACCGGGCTCGAAACAGTATCCCATGTACTCATTGCGGCGCTTGCCTACAACGGTTACGGTGTGCTATCCGGCCGTGAATACCACTCGAACATAAAGGGTAGACACAGCTACATCCTCCTCCGCGTATCCTCACACGAAGTGCCGAAGAGCCTCACCTACCCCGTGGACATTCTAGCTGCAATGGACCCTGAGACTGTATTCACGCACTGCGCCGATGTATCGCATAGCGGCTTCCTCGTATACGACGTAGGCGGCGAGGATACACGCCTCGATAAAATAGTGAGCATGGAGAGCTATACACGCCAGCGCATAGAGAAGAGGCTCCAGAGGGAAGGGGTAGAGCCTGTACTAGGGAAGCTCGTAGAGTATCTCGAGTCTAAGGGCGTCAAGGTAGTAGGGCTAGACTACCGGAGTATCCTCTCCGAGCTGCGGGAGAGACACGGTATAGCCCCGCACATGCTTTCACGTTTCACGAGCTCGGTCATAGTCGGGGCTATAGCTGGGCTAATAGGCCTCGACGAGGAGTCTCTACGTGCAGGCTTTTCGCATAGATTCGCTGCAAGAAAGCAACTTGTAGAGCCGAACGTATACATAGCAGTAAAAGTGGCCGAGCATGTTTCCAGCAAGTTCGGTCCAAGGCTCATCCTAGAAGAGAGTATGCTGCAGCATGAGGAGTACATGGTTGTGAGTGGCAACGAGGCTGTAGCCATAGGCAAGATTATTGGAGGAGTAAGGTTCCAGTCGTACTACCCCATAACACCGGCGCAGGATGAGAGCTTCTTCCTTGAGAGCCACGAGAAGCTAACAGACGGTAACAGGCAGCTAGGATCAGTGCTGGTTCTACAGACGGAGGACGAGATAGCAGCAATAGCCGCAGCCATGGGCGCCGCCCTTGCAGGGACTAGGGCAGCCACAGCTACGAGTGGCCCAGGCTTCGACCTAATGGCGGAAGGGCTCTCGTGGGCTGGCATGAACGAGGTGCCCATAGTAGTGACCTATTACCAGCGCGGCGGCCCATCAACGGGCATGCCTACTCGCGGTGCCCAGAGCGACCTCTTTACAGCGCTATTCTCCGGGCACGGGGAGTTCCCGCGCGTCGTAATAGCCTCTGGAGACCACCTGGAAGCACTCAACGATGCCGTGGAGGCGTTGAATATCGCCGAGCGCTACCAGGTCCCCGTGATTCATCTCCTAGACAAGTTCCTCGCCAATAGCATAGCCACCATACCCATACCAGACACCAGCAGTATGACCATAGATAGGGGTAAGCTGGTTACCAGGGTAGAGGCTCCTCTTAACTATAAGCGTTTCAGCTTAGACGAGCTGGTATCTCCTAGAGCTCCGCTAGGCTATGCTGTATCATGGTATACTGGGGACGAGCACGACGAGTACGGCCATATAACGGAGGACCCGGTACTCCGGGTGAAGATGCACAGCAAGCGCATGAGGAAGATGGAGCTTATAGCCAGCGAGATACCGGAGGAACATCGAGCCCAGCTATACGGCTACACAGAGCCAGACCTCCTGCTAATCGGCTGGGGAAGCGTGAAGGGAGTAGTACTGGACGCAGCTAGGATCCTCGAGAAGAAGGGGGTAAGGGTAAGCTACCTACACATACGCTATATGAGCCCATTCGCCTCAAAGCTTGTAGGTAAGGCTATAGGCCGGGTGGGCGTTGATAGAACTGTGGCGGTAGAACACAGCTACGAGGCACACATATCTAAACTAGTCGCCATGAATACTGGGCAGCGCATCACAAAGGAGATAGTGAAGTTCACTGGACGCCCCATCTACACGCACGAGCTTGTCGACGCCGTTTTGCGTATCCTCGACACGGGAGAGAAGAGGGTGGTGCTAGACTATGGAGCGTAG
- a CDS encoding sodium/substrate symporter small subunit — MSASTPVDREGYKRAFTAATLAFFIAWAIIAIGFHLPAKSLYAPPGSPERINGAPLNWWMIQISIGLGVVLAFVYAFVINRLDEKFGIEA; from the coding sequence TTGTCTGCATCGACTCCCGTAGACCGTGAGGGCTACAAAAGAGCCTTCACAGCAGCGACGTTAGCATTCTTCATAGCCTGGGCCATCATAGCTATCGGCTTCCACCTACCCGCCAAGAGCCTCTACGCCCCGCCCGGTAGCCCCGAGCGCATCAACGGGGCTCCACTAAACTGGTGGATGATACAGATCAGCATCGGCCTCGGCGTCGTCCTCGCCTTCGTCTATGCTTTTGTGATAAACAGGCTCGACGAGAAGTTTGGGATAGAGGCCTAA
- a CDS encoding helix-turn-helix domain-containing protein translates to MPSVEECLEIVERLYNQGTPVKEIAKHCGNSMSTVYKALDRLEAMGRIKRRKGRYRRHRRLSDEELEQIRQLYLSGASVYEIAKRLDRPESTIYYALKRLGLK, encoded by the coding sequence TTGCCCTCCGTAGAAGAGTGTCTCGAGATAGTCGAGAGACTATACAACCAGGGTACACCAGTGAAGGAGATAGCGAAGCACTGTGGTAATAGCATGAGCACCGTCTATAAGGCGCTTGACAGGCTAGAGGCTATGGGCAGAATTAAGAGGAGAAAGGGCCGATACCGCAGGCATAGGAGGCTAAGTGACGAAGAGCTAGAGCAGATACGGCAGCTCTACCTTAGCGGCGCATCAGTCTACGAGATTGCTAAGAGGCTCGATAGGCCGGAGTCAACAATATACTATGCTCTTAAACGGCTCGGGCTAAAGTAG
- a CDS encoding DNA-binding protein, whose protein sequence is MAAEENVVIIGKKPVTDYVLAAILLFNEGYDEVTIRGQGPNISKAVDVYNALVNRLQDGVELIGVSIDSIQRGRRLVPIIEIRVRRKIV, encoded by the coding sequence ATGGCGGCTGAAGAGAATGTCGTTATTATTGGAAAGAAGCCTGTCACTGACTATGTGCTGGCGGCAATACTCCTATTCAACGAGGGCTACGACGAAGTGACTATACGCGGCCAGGGCCCAAACATAAGCAAGGCTGTGGACGTCTATAACGCTCTCGTTAATAGGCTCCAGGACGGTGTAGAGCTGATAGGAGTAAGCATAGACAGCATACAGCGGGGAAGAAGACTCGTTCCTATAATAGAGATAAGAGTGCGTAGAAAGATAGTCTAA
- a CDS encoding MgtC/SapB family protein has protein sequence MASGLADGVEADLLGRVIVAFLSGMLIGIEREKARAALARRRQRGIGIEELVVKEFPGIRTFSLVAVYAAVIGVLWSRGLLDSTHVSVLLIIFGIIAAIFSAHRLLVARMAGITTIVVLMVDFAVGLLAGLGEILLAASVAVLTTFILAIKLPAERMVGRIRYEELLWALELGVILVVVGPLLFMVEYEFYGVSLRSLYLFFALVLATSYIGYIMARIKGGEGIAYASLFGGLANSEATLMALLTLIPSSLRRELAFHIAMLTNSAMILRNMVIAVAAAYLVGNSYLQLGDLAPLLVAATAAMVPAFLSWRHSLRIGTSITAVRIENPLRFTTAAKSTILYLVITFVSYLLQHSSIASLVLVVVAGGFVSSSATILALFSIGGLAAVDLARLAIVATIAGVLNKVIYAYLVDTEPETIRRVALACVLQAVLMILGLVVNSA, from the coding sequence ATGGCCTCTGGCCTAGCAGACGGGGTTGAAGCCGACCTACTTGGTAGAGTGATTGTTGCCTTCCTCTCTGGCATGCTTATAGGTATTGAGCGTGAGAAGGCTAGGGCAGCACTAGCCAGAAGAAGGCAACGCGGTATAGGCATCGAGGAGCTCGTGGTAAAGGAGTTTCCGGGAATACGTACCTTCAGCCTCGTAGCCGTATACGCTGCGGTGATAGGTGTCTTATGGAGCCGTGGCCTCCTGGACAGCACGCATGTGTCCGTACTGCTTATAATATTCGGGATAATTGCGGCCATATTCTCAGCTCATAGACTCCTTGTAGCAAGGATGGCTGGAATAACAACTATAGTTGTGCTAATGGTTGATTTCGCTGTAGGGCTGCTCGCTGGTCTAGGCGAGATACTGCTGGCCGCTAGTGTGGCAGTTCTCACCACGTTTATCCTGGCTATCAAGCTGCCAGCAGAGAGGATGGTCGGAAGAATAAGGTATGAGGAGCTGCTATGGGCCCTGGAGCTCGGTGTTATACTAGTAGTCGTAGGGCCGTTGCTATTTATGGTTGAGTACGAGTTCTATGGGGTTAGTCTTCGCAGTCTTTACCTATTCTTCGCGCTAGTGCTAGCAACATCGTATATAGGCTATATTATGGCGCGCATCAAGGGCGGCGAGGGAATAGCGTATGCGTCCCTCTTTGGAGGGTTAGCAAACAGCGAGGCTACACTAATGGCGTTGTTGACGCTTATCCCCTCTAGCCTAAGGCGTGAGCTGGCGTTCCACATAGCCATGTTAACGAACTCTGCGATGATACTACGCAACATGGTGATAGCTGTTGCGGCTGCGTACCTGGTAGGCAATAGCTACCTGCAGCTTGGCGACCTTGCACCACTCTTGGTGGCTGCAACAGCGGCTATGGTGCCGGCGTTCCTTTCTTGGCGTCATTCTCTACGGATAGGCACGTCGATAACAGCTGTAAGGATAGAGAACCCGCTACGCTTCACTACAGCCGCCAAGAGCACGATACTGTATCTCGTGATAACCTTTGTATCATACCTGCTGCAGCACAGTAGTATAGCTAGCCTTGTGCTAGTAGTGGTTGCAGGTGGGTTCGTCTCAAGTAGTGCAACAATACTCGCCCTATTCTCTATAGGGGGGCTCGCTGCGGTAGACTTAGCCCGCCTTGCAATAGTGGCGACGATCGCGGGCGTCTTAAACAAGGTTATATACGCCTACCTTGTCGACACCGAGCCCGAAACCATAAGGCGTGTAGCTCTGGCATGCGTGCTTCAAGCTGTCCTAATGATACTAGGGCTTGTTGTAAACAGTGCCTAG
- the rimI gene encoding ribosomal protein S18-alanine N-acetyltransferase: MEQPAAGTGSAATGNGGVVIRKARLEDIPRVIVINRVTLPENYPEWFWRDHLEKWGEAFFVAEVDGKVVGYVMSRVEYGAPNIAKGMLVKKGHIVSIAVLEGYRRRGIGTALMKAAIEALRERYGCKEVYLEVRVSNEPAIKLYEKLGFRKVRVIPMYYLDGEDAYLMAKEL; the protein is encoded by the coding sequence GTGGAGCAGCCGGCGGCTGGCACAGGCAGCGCTGCAACCGGGAACGGTGGTGTAGTGATTAGAAAGGCTAGGCTAGAAGACATACCAAGGGTCATCGTTATCAATAGAGTCACGCTGCCCGAGAACTACCCTGAGTGGTTCTGGCGGGATCACCTAGAGAAGTGGGGAGAAGCGTTCTTCGTAGCCGAGGTAGACGGCAAGGTAGTAGGCTACGTGATGTCAAGGGTAGAATACGGCGCGCCAAACATAGCCAAAGGAATGCTAGTCAAGAAGGGACACATAGTGTCCATTGCGGTGCTAGAGGGGTACCGGCGCCGCGGGATAGGGACAGCCCTAATGAAGGCGGCTATCGAGGCCCTACGCGAAAGGTACGGGTGTAAAGAAGTATACCTCGAAGTACGCGTCTCCAATGAGCCGGCTATAAAGCTTTACGAGAAACTAGGCTTCAGGAAGGTGCGCGTAATCCCAATGTACTACCTCGACGGAGAGGATGCTTACCTAATGGCCAAGGAGCTCTAG
- a CDS encoding DEAD/DEAH box helicase gives MSVKTAEVSSSLELLHEKVRELVRQRGWEKLTEIQEKAIKPIMEGHNVVIVAPTGYGKTEAALLPVLSMMLKEDIEPVTVLYITPLRALINDIYERINWWASQLGFIVARKHGDVPHSERARRLRKAPHILVTTPESLEIDLDWASKFRNFYRNLRWVIVDEVHEIISTKRGVQLAVLLERFRKLAGDFQLIMISATIGEPSLTGKTFVGSSKRPLSIITVEKRKELEIVVDYVDAPSTEFWKRAAQKLLNHMEPLTLVFVNSKHVAERLHSEIEKMGIDGVVVHHASVFGEERRRIEKMAKEGKLKMIIATKTLELGIDIGSVKRVILFRPAGKVASLVQRLGRSGHSIGGKINGIIIATDELELLEAIAEARLAIKGRVEVPELPVKPLDMAARAIIGMALSGMYTVDDAYEILRNVYYFRGLSREEFDQLVKYLVENKMIKINEDGKISSGAQFYRIWRFDAGDSRFSWWVHNFSEFFTTMGEKKTYVVKTADGKTIGELDSDYVIRMLRIGHVIRLAGRNWQVINIDEHVNKVVVTESQGETTAVPFWKGQGPIASRLVLSELEQIIHEVHRGSLDLPEGLILSGDARKALSRLIEEIKKYRYPAPSRDSIIVERMPDELVFVTLAPEKVLRTLAYLVMLEAYRNSSDVYTRISHYGFSLPVNALDFDPIEFLTSMDREEFMKRVWEAASRSPFFVEVAHNIQLVFGITRKLRKSDTLVYEEVIRQTLQEYFDPESAWALLEGLRKGRVKLKINHGRTSIYARIVAKEIPERPWISDVDELIAETLKGMAFTAEELVEALGLPLNLIEAKLRDMRKPSSQYRVFSFIDVDTGEQRWALVEDAAEIVRSEEFSSSFEPPVKDSLYMLLVKNETGSLIHAIVRLGDVIEKPDQVIKQIPFNEIYELKVVPLTGYYEGQPPKYQYVPRDIAPYLVLNAATLIQKIQMNNPIF, from the coding sequence ATGTCAGTTAAAACGGCAGAGGTCAGCAGTTCCCTAGAGCTACTTCACGAGAAGGTACGCGAGCTAGTACGTCAAAGGGGCTGGGAAAAGCTCACAGAGATACAGGAAAAGGCCATAAAACCCATAATGGAAGGGCACAACGTGGTAATAGTAGCGCCTACAGGGTACGGCAAGACGGAGGCAGCGCTTCTGCCTGTCCTTTCAATGATGCTGAAAGAGGATATTGAGCCGGTAACAGTGCTATACATCACCCCGCTGAGGGCGCTCATAAACGACATATACGAGCGGATTAACTGGTGGGCTTCGCAGCTCGGCTTTATCGTCGCCAGAAAGCATGGGGACGTGCCGCACTCCGAGAGAGCCAGGCGACTAAGAAAGGCTCCACACATACTAGTGACAACTCCAGAGAGCCTCGAAATAGACCTTGACTGGGCGTCTAAGTTCCGCAACTTCTACCGTAACCTGCGCTGGGTAATCGTGGACGAAGTACACGAAATAATATCGACGAAGAGAGGGGTACAGCTAGCGGTCCTCCTAGAGCGTTTCCGCAAACTTGCCGGAGACTTCCAGCTAATAATGATATCCGCTACTATTGGCGAGCCCAGCCTAACCGGTAAAACGTTTGTAGGTAGCTCCAAGCGCCCTCTCTCGATAATTACTGTCGAGAAGAGGAAGGAACTAGAAATAGTAGTCGACTACGTCGATGCTCCAAGTACCGAGTTCTGGAAGCGCGCTGCGCAGAAGCTACTAAACCATATGGAGCCGCTGACACTCGTCTTCGTTAACTCGAAGCATGTAGCTGAGAGGCTTCATAGCGAGATAGAGAAAATGGGTATAGACGGTGTAGTAGTACACCATGCCTCTGTCTTTGGTGAAGAGCGGCGCCGTATAGAGAAGATGGCCAAAGAAGGAAAGCTCAAGATGATAATAGCGACTAAGACGCTGGAGCTGGGTATAGACATAGGCTCGGTCAAGCGCGTCATACTGTTTAGGCCGGCAGGGAAAGTTGCATCCCTAGTCCAGAGGCTGGGTCGAAGCGGCCACAGTATAGGCGGCAAGATAAACGGTATAATCATAGCTACAGACGAGCTAGAGCTGTTAGAGGCCATAGCGGAAGCACGTCTAGCAATAAAGGGCCGTGTAGAGGTTCCGGAGCTTCCCGTAAAGCCTTTGGATATGGCTGCCAGGGCTATCATAGGAATGGCTCTCTCGGGAATGTACACTGTAGACGACGCCTACGAGATACTACGCAACGTATACTACTTCCGTGGGCTTTCGCGCGAAGAATTCGACCAGCTCGTCAAATACCTAGTGGAGAACAAGATGATAAAGATAAACGAAGACGGCAAGATATCCAGTGGCGCGCAGTTCTACAGAATATGGAGGTTCGATGCAGGGGACAGCAGGTTTAGCTGGTGGGTACACAACTTCTCAGAATTCTTCACGACTATGGGCGAGAAGAAGACATACGTAGTGAAGACAGCCGATGGGAAGACTATAGGCGAACTAGACTCTGACTACGTAATACGGATGCTCCGTATAGGCCACGTAATCAGGCTGGCGGGCAGAAACTGGCAAGTGATAAACATAGACGAGCATGTTAACAAGGTAGTGGTCACTGAGTCGCAGGGAGAGACAACGGCAGTTCCATTCTGGAAGGGTCAGGGCCCAATAGCGTCAAGACTTGTTCTGTCAGAGCTCGAGCAGATAATACACGAAGTGCACCGTGGCTCGTTAGACTTGCCCGAGGGGTTGATACTCTCTGGGGATGCTCGCAAGGCGCTAAGCAGGCTCATAGAGGAGATAAAGAAGTACAGATATCCAGCACCGAGCAGGGACAGTATAATAGTGGAGAGGATGCCAGACGAGCTAGTATTCGTCACGCTTGCGCCAGAGAAAGTCCTCAGGACGCTAGCGTACTTGGTGATGCTCGAAGCGTACCGTAATAGCTCAGACGTCTATACAAGGATATCTCACTACGGCTTTAGCCTCCCAGTAAACGCGCTAGACTTCGACCCTATAGAGTTCCTTACGAGCATGGACAGAGAGGAGTTCATGAAAAGGGTATGGGAGGCTGCTAGCAGGTCACCATTCTTCGTCGAAGTTGCTCACAATATACAGCTCGTATTCGGCATAACTAGGAAACTACGTAAGAGCGACACACTAGTCTACGAGGAAGTTATCAGGCAGACGCTGCAGGAGTACTTCGATCCCGAGTCAGCCTGGGCGCTACTAGAGGGGCTTCGTAAGGGACGTGTAAAGCTAAAGATAAACCATGGCCGTACGAGCATCTATGCAAGGATAGTGGCTAAAGAGATACCAGAAAGGCCCTGGATAAGCGACGTAGACGAGCTAATAGCCGAGACGCTCAAGGGTATGGCGTTTACTGCTGAAGAGCTGGTAGAGGCTCTAGGGCTACCACTAAACCTCATAGAGGCAAAGCTACGCGATATGCGTAAGCCCTCGTCACAGTATAGGGTGTTCAGCTTCATAGACGTGGATACCGGCGAGCAGCGATGGGCCCTAGTAGAAGACGCGGCAGAAATAGTACGCTCTGAGGAGTTCTCTTCATCGTTTGAGCCGCCGGTGAAGGACAGTCTCTACATGCTGCTAGTGAAGAACGAGACAGGAAGCCTAATACACGCCATAGTGAGGCTGGGCGACGTAATAGAGAAGCCAGACCAGGTGATAAAGCAGATACCGTTTAACGAGATCTACGAGTTAAAGGTGGTACCGCTAACTGGCTACTATGAAGGCCAGCCACCCAAGTACCAGTACGTGCCGCGAGACATAGCGCCGTATCTAGTACTTAACGCAGCAACCCTAATACAGAAGATACAAATGAACAACCCAATATTCTAG
- a CDS encoding ATP:cob(I)alamin adenosyltransferase produces MIEWVLRGAALQQSRERRRIYTRSGDDGYTMCLLTGSRVPKTHPCIEFVGALDEAEAALGLAQSLLEASTASGDAGRYARILEYMQVLLFRAGFTLAGRSCIDGDDIRHVEELIDELSVFIKPLFTINGGHPAAAATSYARAVIRRAERSLWRCIEAIDGNVPEQHRMVARLLNRLSDLAYALQHAINAGFGVHVKRVDCGGKS; encoded by the coding sequence TTGATAGAGTGGGTGCTCCGGGGAGCTGCTCTGCAACAAAGCAGAGAGCGAAGGAGGATATACACTAGGAGCGGCGACGACGGCTATACTATGTGCTTGCTGACCGGCAGCCGTGTCCCCAAGACGCACCCGTGCATAGAGTTCGTTGGCGCGCTGGACGAGGCCGAGGCTGCCCTAGGGCTTGCCCAAAGCCTACTAGAGGCTTCTACTGCTAGCGGGGATGCAGGAAGGTATGCCAGAATCCTGGAGTATATGCAAGTCCTATTATTCCGTGCCGGGTTCACACTAGCTGGTAGGAGCTGCATAGACGGGGACGACATTAGGCATGTAGAGGAGCTTATAGACGAGCTATCCGTCTTTATAAAGCCTCTCTTCACGATTAATGGTGGTCATCCAGCAGCTGCCGCTACATCTTATGCGAGAGCTGTTATACGGAGAGCCGAGCGCTCATTATGGCGCTGTATAGAGGCTATTGATGGTAATGTTCCCGAGCAACATAGGATGGTTGCTAGGCTTCTTAACAGGCTTAGTGACCTAGCATACGCGTTGCAGCATGCTATAAATGCTGGCTTTGGTGTACATGTTAAGCGTGTGGACTGTGGAGGCAAGAGCTGA
- a CDS encoding 2-oxoacid:ferredoxin oxidoreductase subunit beta, whose translation MERSPTDYRTGLWVDWCPGCGNYGILAALTQALAELGLDPAKTVIVSGIGCSGKTPHYVRVNGVHTLHGRAIPFATGVKLANPELTVIVEGGDGDLLGIGAGHFVALGRRNVDMTVIMHDNQVYGLTKGQASPTLPYGVQTKGLAKPNIQGMLNPVLLALASGYTFVARALATDVKHLKQLIKQAVKHRGAAFIDVLQPCPTYNNVYTAQFYRKTVYRLDEDPDWDPVVRDPSQEHSKKMAAMAKAHEWEPRIPVGVFYHNPLVPSFEERLQSRLGNYLEEPPARQTIVSGSDGTPVVNTESLRRMLGAKVITVRRSKRAKPVIAPMP comes from the coding sequence ATGGAGCGTAGCCCTACAGACTATAGGACCGGGCTATGGGTTGACTGGTGCCCGGGATGCGGTAACTACGGGATACTAGCAGCACTGACACAAGCGCTAGCAGAGCTAGGCCTCGACCCGGCGAAAACAGTGATAGTGTCCGGTATAGGATGCTCAGGGAAGACACCCCACTATGTACGCGTTAACGGTGTCCACACGCTCCATGGCAGGGCTATACCGTTTGCAACCGGGGTTAAGCTAGCAAACCCAGAGCTAACGGTGATAGTGGAGGGCGGTGACGGAGACCTACTCGGGATAGGTGCAGGGCACTTCGTGGCACTGGGCCGCCGCAACGTTGACATGACGGTGATTATGCACGACAACCAGGTCTACGGGCTGACAAAGGGGCAGGCATCCCCGACACTCCCCTACGGTGTGCAGACCAAGGGCCTCGCGAAGCCCAATATACAGGGCATGCTGAACCCAGTTCTGCTCGCACTAGCTAGCGGCTATACCTTCGTCGCGAGGGCACTCGCCACCGATGTAAAGCACTTAAAGCAGCTGATAAAACAAGCGGTAAAACACCGTGGAGCAGCGTTCATAGACGTACTCCAGCCCTGCCCGACATACAACAATGTCTACACAGCCCAGTTCTACAGGAAGACGGTATACCGGCTAGACGAGGATCCGGACTGGGACCCGGTAGTCAGAGACCCGTCGCAAGAACACAGTAAAAAGATGGCAGCAATGGCCAAGGCACATGAATGGGAGCCCCGCATACCCGTCGGAGTATTCTACCACAACCCACTGGTGCCGAGCTTTGAGGAGAGGCTACAAAGCCGCCTGGGCAATTACCTCGAGGAGCCTCCTGCACGCCAGACCATAGTAAGCGGCTCCGACGGAACTCCGGTCGTGAATACGGAGAGCCTCCGGAGGATGCTTGGCGCAAAGGTAATCACTGTGCGTAGAAGCAAGAGGGCAAAACCAGTGATAGCACCCATGCCCTAG